GTTGATCCTTCCAGGAATATATATGAGCCGGTTTCTTAAGGCCGAATCGATGGTTTTTGAGGCCACCATTCCTACATTCCGCGTAGTTATTCGCCCCATGATTCCCTGCGATTCAATGGAATCGATGAGATCAGGCCGTGTAGGCATCCCAGCGGGGCAGAGAATTGTCACAGAACCTCCCACATCACGAATCTCCTCCCGGAATGCCACAAAGAAATTAAGGAGAAAACGCTTCGAAGCAGCGTACATCGCTTTGATCGGCATTGGGTAAAACGCAGCCAAACTTGCTACGGTGACAATCCGAAAAGGCCTACCCTCTTCCCGCAACCGAAACAGCTGTGCTGTCGTTTCAAGTGATGATTCGATATTGAGGCGCAAAAGATTTCGAACCTCGCTTCCGCTGCGCTCGAGAAAGGGACCTTCGTAATCCAGCCCGGCCACATTGATTAGCATGTTGAATTGAAGCCCCTCACCTTTTACATACTGATATAATTCCTGCCGTGATCTCGTATCGGTCAAATCACAGGGATAATACTCAACATCACAAGAAAATTGGCGCTGCAGTGATTCGGCAAGTATCCTTAAAGAAGCTGTCTG
This portion of the Sediminispirochaeta bajacaliforniensis DSM 16054 genome encodes:
- a CDS encoding SDR family NAD(P)-dependent oxidoreductase is translated as MISVFLTGATGGLGKAFAVECASRGWSLFLTDRQTASLRILAESLQRQFSCDVEYYPCDLTDTRSRQELYQYVKGEGLQFNMLINVAGLDYEGPFLERSGSEVRNLLRLNIESSLETTAQLFRLREEGRPFRIVTVASLAAFYPMPIKAMYAASKRFLLNFFVAFREEIRDVGGSVTILCPAGMPTRPDLIDSIESQGIMGRITTRNVGMVASKTIDSALRNRLIYIPGRINGVLRSLGLVMPMQVVAAVIGSRWKNRRAKRTMAFL